The following coding sequences are from one Thermostaphylospora chromogena window:
- a CDS encoding ABC transporter permease, whose product MTAIVARRPGLGAWLTMIQCEIKMVVRDTAGLVVPIGLPLLILVMSASTAAEQVVINGRTVLDVYIIPLVFTIVMATIGIVNLPSFLALYRRTGILRRLSVTPASPAMVLVAQVVVSTLQTVVGVGAALAVALLVFDAGLPARPAAALGVALLAMAAMYAMGMIVAAVAPTPNSAVAIGLVGFFAFGALGGLFGGREGLPDALATLGGVLPFGATVEALSDAWAGGTMDPVHPVSLAVAVVVGAVVSVVFFRWD is encoded by the coding sequence ATGACCGCGATCGTCGCCCGCCGTCCAGGGCTGGGCGCGTGGCTGACCATGATTCAGTGCGAGATCAAGATGGTCGTCCGGGACACGGCCGGTCTCGTCGTCCCCATCGGGCTGCCGCTGCTGATCCTCGTGATGAGCGCCTCGACGGCCGCCGAGCAGGTTGTGATCAACGGCCGTACGGTCCTGGACGTCTACATCATCCCCCTGGTGTTCACGATCGTCATGGCCACCATCGGCATCGTCAACCTGCCGAGCTTCCTGGCGCTCTACCGGCGCACCGGGATCCTGCGCCGGCTCTCGGTCACCCCCGCCTCGCCGGCCATGGTGCTGGTCGCCCAGGTGGTGGTGAGCACGCTGCAGACGGTCGTCGGCGTCGGCGCGGCGCTCGCCGTCGCGCTGCTGGTGTTCGACGCCGGCCTCCCGGCGCGTCCCGCCGCGGCCCTCGGCGTCGCGCTGCTCGCGATGGCCGCCATGTACGCCATGGGCATGATCGTCGCCGCCGTCGCGCCGACCCCGAACTCGGCCGTGGCGATCGGGCTCGTCGGCTTCTTCGCCTTCGGCGCGCTCGGCGGGTTGTTCGGCGGACGCGAAGGGCTTCCGGACGCACTGGCCACGCTGGGCGGCGTGCTGCCGTTCGGCGCCACCGTCGAGGCCCTGTCCGACGCGTGGGCCGGGGGCACGATGGACCCGGTCCACCCGGTCTCCCTCGCCGTGGCCGTCGTCGTCGGCGCCGTCGTCTCGGTGGTGTTCTTCCGATGGGACTGA
- a CDS encoding excisionase family DNA-binding protein yields MTDVQAKRVQPGTIDAEMAGRAVRRIKDYLMRYPNRSAIEVAGEHGAEEPLILPREAVSLLAFILAQAADGRGVTVIPSHAELTTQQAADMLNVSRPYLIKLLEAGEIPYRLVGKHRRITYEDLQEYKRRDDARRRAAADQLAELGQELGI; encoded by the coding sequence ATGACGGATGTCCAGGCCAAGCGAGTTCAACCCGGAACCATCGATGCCGAGATGGCGGGTCGCGCTGTTCGCCGGATCAAGGACTACCTCATGCGGTATCCGAATCGGTCCGCCATCGAGGTGGCCGGCGAGCATGGGGCCGAGGAACCACTGATCCTGCCTCGTGAAGCGGTGAGCCTGCTCGCGTTCATCCTCGCGCAAGCAGCCGATGGCCGGGGTGTCACGGTCATACCGTCGCACGCCGAGCTGACGACGCAGCAGGCGGCGGACATGCTGAACGTCTCCCGCCCTTATCTGATCAAGCTTCTGGAAGCGGGTGAGATCCCGTATCGCCTGGTTGGTAAGCATCGGCGCATCACGTACGAGGATCTCCAGGAGTACAAGCGCCGTGACGACGCGCGTCGTCGCGCAGCCGCCGACCAGCTCGCCGAACTGGGTCAAGAGCTGGGCATCTGA
- a CDS encoding FAD-binding and (Fe-S)-binding domain-containing protein — protein MNRDYNRALLRRRLSAALGEQAAFDAGTRALYATDASNYRQVPDAVVVPRTVEDVLATIDVCHDLRVPLVPRGGGTSVAGNALGGGVLLDTSRHLNRVLSIDPDRKIARVQPGVVLDELRDAAAAYGLTFGPDPSTHSRCTLGGMIGNNACGSHSVFWGRTSDNVHELDIALADGTRMRLGRHPREELARLARQPGRPGEVFTALRTFSSRHLEFIRRRFSTFPRQISGYALEQLLPENGFHAARALVGSEGTCATVLEATVALVEAPKARSLLVLGYRDAVHAAEAVPYLLPHRPLTIEGLDHQLVQALLTRRSRLPVALPEGQAWLLVEIGGDTARQSLDRARELAATVEGETGATASRVVADPMEQRAFWRIREEGAGIATRMADGSEAWPGWEDAAVPPQNLSGYLRDFQALLARHGLRGVVYGHFGEGCLHVRSDFDLLTRQGAEHFRAFIEQAAELVVAHGGSLSGEHGDGRARSELLALMYGEQGVRAFGEFKAIWDPDDLMNPGVLVRPRPLDENLRFLSQPAALRGRTEPATVFSYPHDNGSFAQALRRCVGVGKCRSHSGGVMCPSYRATREEKHSTRGRAHLLAEMLSGEVVTGGWRSVEVRDALDLCLSCKGCKSDCPTNVDIATYKAEFLHHHYAGRLRPASHYSMGFLPLWARLATLAPGLVNAVGRSRLLSGAVKAAGGIARERDLPGFARQNFLRWWRGRPTRPHADRPPVLLWPDTFNTYLTPEVARDATEVLEHAGFRVVLPQRSVCCGLTWISTGQLGVARRVLRRTLRTLAGPLAEGMHVIGLEPSCTAVFRSDAVELLSKDDPLLAVARQLAERTRTLAEFLTEQAPDWAPPPMHRTSIAQPHCHQHAVMGFSADERLLAAAGLDNRTLDAGCCGLAGNFGFERGHYEVSRAIGEQALLPQVRAADPDTLVLADGFSCRVQIAQGSGRRALHLAQVLREALRGQG, from the coding sequence GTGAACCGCGATTACAACCGCGCCCTCCTGCGGCGCAGGCTGTCCGCCGCGCTGGGCGAGCAGGCGGCGTTCGACGCAGGGACCCGGGCGCTCTACGCCACCGACGCCTCCAATTACCGGCAGGTGCCGGACGCGGTGGTCGTGCCGCGCACCGTCGAGGACGTGCTCGCCACCATCGACGTCTGCCACGACCTGCGCGTGCCGCTGGTGCCGCGCGGCGGCGGGACCAGCGTCGCGGGCAACGCCCTCGGCGGCGGAGTGCTGCTCGACACCTCCCGCCATCTGAATCGCGTCCTGTCCATCGACCCCGACCGCAAGATCGCCCGAGTGCAGCCCGGCGTCGTGCTCGACGAGCTGCGCGACGCCGCCGCCGCCTACGGGCTGACCTTCGGCCCGGACCCGTCCACGCACAGCCGATGCACCCTCGGCGGCATGATCGGCAACAATGCCTGCGGATCACACTCGGTGTTCTGGGGCCGCACATCGGACAACGTGCACGAACTCGACATCGCCCTGGCAGACGGCACCCGGATGCGGCTCGGCCGGCACCCACGCGAGGAGCTCGCCCGGCTCGCCCGCCAACCCGGCCGCCCCGGAGAGGTCTTCACCGCTCTCCGCACCTTCAGCTCCAGGCACCTGGAGTTCATTCGCCGCCGCTTCTCCACCTTTCCCCGGCAGATCTCCGGCTACGCGCTGGAGCAGCTGCTGCCGGAGAACGGGTTTCACGCGGCGCGCGCCCTGGTCGGCAGCGAGGGCACCTGCGCGACCGTGCTGGAGGCGACCGTCGCACTGGTCGAGGCGCCGAAGGCCCGCTCCCTGCTCGTGCTCGGATACCGTGACGCCGTCCACGCCGCCGAAGCAGTGCCGTACCTGCTGCCCCACCGCCCGCTCACCATCGAGGGACTGGACCACCAGCTCGTCCAGGCGCTGCTCACCCGCCGTTCCCGGCTGCCGGTGGCCTTGCCGGAAGGCCAGGCCTGGCTGCTGGTCGAAATCGGAGGCGACACCGCCCGGCAGTCCCTCGACCGGGCCCGCGAGCTGGCGGCCACGGTAGAAGGCGAAACCGGCGCCACCGCGTCCCGCGTCGTCGCCGACCCGATGGAACAGCGGGCGTTCTGGCGTATCCGGGAGGAAGGCGCCGGCATCGCCACGAGAATGGCCGACGGCAGCGAGGCATGGCCGGGTTGGGAGGACGCCGCGGTGCCTCCCCAGAACCTGTCCGGCTATCTGCGGGACTTTCAGGCGTTGCTGGCCCGGCACGGGTTGCGCGGGGTGGTGTACGGCCACTTCGGCGAGGGCTGCCTGCACGTCCGCAGCGACTTCGACCTGCTCACCCGGCAGGGCGCCGAACACTTCCGGGCGTTCATCGAACAGGCCGCCGAGCTGGTCGTCGCGCACGGCGGATCACTGTCCGGAGAGCACGGCGACGGGCGAGCCCGCTCGGAGCTGCTCGCCCTCATGTACGGCGAGCAGGGCGTGCGCGCCTTCGGCGAGTTCAAGGCGATCTGGGATCCCGACGATCTGATGAACCCGGGCGTCCTGGTGCGCCCGCGCCCGCTCGACGAGAACCTTCGTTTCCTGTCTCAACCAGCGGCTTTGCGGGGGCGGACCGAACCCGCCACCGTCTTCAGCTACCCACACGACAACGGCAGCTTCGCCCAGGCGCTGCGCCGCTGCGTGGGCGTGGGGAAGTGCCGCAGTCACAGCGGTGGGGTGATGTGCCCCAGCTACCGGGCGACGAGGGAGGAGAAGCACTCCACTCGCGGCCGTGCCCACCTGCTCGCCGAGATGCTCTCCGGCGAGGTGGTGACAGGAGGGTGGCGGTCCGTCGAGGTCCGCGACGCCCTCGACCTGTGCCTGTCCTGCAAGGGCTGCAAGAGCGACTGCCCGACGAACGTGGACATCGCCACCTACAAGGCTGAATTCCTGCACCACCACTACGCCGGCAGGCTACGGCCCGCCTCCCATTACTCGATGGGCTTCCTGCCGCTATGGGCGCGGTTGGCCACCCTTGCGCCGGGGTTGGTCAACGCTGTCGGCCGGTCGCGGCTGCTCTCGGGAGCGGTGAAGGCCGCGGGCGGCATCGCCCGCGAACGTGACCTGCCCGGCTTCGCTCGGCAGAACTTCCTGCGCTGGTGGCGCGGACGGCCGACGCGACCCCATGCGGACCGTCCCCCGGTGCTCCTATGGCCCGACACGTTCAACACGTACCTGACGCCTGAGGTCGCACGCGACGCGACCGAGGTGCTCGAGCACGCGGGGTTCCGGGTCGTACTCCCCCAGCGCTCGGTGTGCTGCGGCCTGACCTGGATCTCCACCGGCCAGCTCGGTGTCGCACGCAGGGTGCTGCGCCGGACGCTGCGGACGCTGGCAGGCCCGCTGGCGGAGGGGATGCATGTGATCGGCCTGGAACCCAGCTGCACCGCCGTCTTCCGTTCCGACGCCGTCGAACTACTGAGCAAAGACGATCCGCTGCTGGCCGTCGCCCGGCAGCTGGCCGAACGAACCCGCACCCTCGCCGAGTTCCTCACCGAGCAGGCTCCCGACTGGGCACCGCCCCCGATGCACCGCACGTCGATCGCCCAGCCCCACTGCCACCAGCACGCGGTGATGGGCTTCTCCGCGGACGAGCGCCTGCTGGCGGCCGCCGGGTTGGACAATCGCACGCTCGATGCGGGCTGCTGCGGCCTGGCAGGCAACTTCGGCTTCGAACGCGGGCACTACGAAGTGTCCAGGGCAATCGGCGAGCAGGCCCTGCTGCCACAGGTGCGAGCCGCCGACCCGGACACCCTCGTACTCGCCGACGGCTTCAGCTGCCGCGTCCAGATCGCCCAGGGCAGTGGCCGCCGGGCGCTGCACCTCGCCCAGGTGCTGCGCGAGGCGCTACGCGGCCAAGGGTAG
- a CDS encoding cell division protein SepF — MAPRVYSDVRTLGEMIRDGRPVLVDLNNMDGHDAKRIVDFMAGAAFVSYGSIERVSTRIFLVSPRRDNSSVGQSGDDSMGD; from the coding sequence TTGGCGCCCAGGGTTTATTCGGATGTTCGAACTTTGGGAGAGATGATTAGGGATGGGAGGCCCGTATTGGTAGATTTGAATAATATGGATGGCCATGACGCTAAGCGCATTGTTGACTTCATGGCGGGGGCTGCTTTCGTATCGTACGGCTCCATCGAGCGTGTCTCTACTAGAATATTTTTAGTTTCGCCGCGTCGCGATAATTCATCGGTTGGGCAATCGGGTGACGACTCTATGGGTGATTGA
- a CDS encoding class I SAM-dependent methyltransferase encodes MTEAGFLETTRDAYTARAAEYSGVFRDPLAEQPLDRALIDTFTDLVKAADAGPIADLGCGPGHYTAYLHARGVPVFGIDLSPGMIEQARKEHAGLRFEVGSMFALDLADAGVGGVFSHYSIIHTPPERVHELFDEFARILAPGGYVLLSFSATDDPSRFAEPYDHAVSLAYRWSTDMISAMLRQRGIVETARLIFPGEQDLRRGFPRVFLLAGKAR; translated from the coding sequence ATGACCGAAGCCGGATTCCTCGAAACGACCCGCGACGCCTACACCGCGAGGGCGGCCGAGTACAGCGGGGTGTTCCGCGATCCCCTGGCGGAACAGCCGCTGGACCGGGCCCTCATCGACACCTTCACCGACCTGGTGAAGGCGGCGGACGCCGGGCCGATCGCCGACCTGGGGTGCGGTCCGGGGCACTACACGGCCTACCTTCACGCGCGGGGAGTCCCGGTGTTCGGGATCGACCTGTCACCGGGGATGATCGAACAGGCCCGTAAGGAGCATGCCGGCCTCCGTTTCGAGGTCGGCTCCATGTTCGCCCTGGATCTGGCGGACGCCGGCGTCGGTGGCGTCTTCAGTCACTACTCGATCATCCACACCCCGCCGGAGCGGGTGCATGAGCTGTTCGACGAGTTCGCCCGTATCCTCGCACCCGGTGGGTATGTGCTGCTCTCCTTCTCGGCGACCGACGATCCGTCGCGGTTCGCCGAGCCGTACGACCACGCCGTCTCGCTGGCCTACCGATGGTCCACCGACATGATCTCCGCCATGCTCCGTCAGCGGGGCATCGTGGAGACCGCTCGGCTGATCTTCCCCGGGGAGCAGGATCTGCGGCGCGGCTTCCCGAGGGTGTTCCTGCTGGCCGGTAAGGCCCGCTGA
- a CDS encoding glycine betaine ABC transporter substrate-binding protein, with protein MRKTFTLAAATVITGLALASCTLGDTPGGVEKGSLAGQGDLSGTTLTVGSKEFTEQLVLCEIAALALESAGAEVERSCGMSGSATVRQALLSGDIDLYWEYTGTGWITHLKQTQPITDPQQQYEAVAKADQEQNGVHWLEPAQANNTYAIATTEKKAAELGVNSISDYAQLATSDPAKASFCGASEFFGREDGWPGVQKAYDFTLPSNRTAELAVGAIYNSIAQGKPCAFGEVFVTDGRIAALNLKVLEDDKKFFAVYNPALTIGKHVADKQPALAAVMAPVTKALDNQTLRVLNAKVDVEGETPERVAEEWMREKGFIK; from the coding sequence ATGCGCAAGACATTCACCCTCGCCGCCGCCACCGTGATCACCGGCCTCGCGCTCGCCTCATGCACCCTGGGCGACACCCCCGGCGGGGTCGAAAAGGGCTCGCTCGCCGGTCAGGGGGACCTCAGCGGGACCACGCTGACCGTCGGGTCGAAGGAGTTCACCGAGCAGCTCGTGCTCTGCGAGATCGCCGCGCTCGCCCTGGAATCGGCCGGCGCCGAGGTTGAACGGAGCTGCGGCATGTCCGGCAGCGCCACCGTCCGCCAGGCACTGCTCAGCGGCGATATCGACCTTTACTGGGAGTACACCGGCACCGGCTGGATCACGCACCTCAAGCAGACCCAGCCGATCACCGACCCGCAGCAGCAGTACGAGGCGGTCGCCAAGGCCGACCAGGAACAGAACGGCGTGCACTGGCTCGAACCCGCACAGGCCAACAACACCTACGCCATCGCCACGACCGAGAAGAAGGCCGCCGAGCTGGGCGTCAACTCCATCTCCGACTATGCCCAGCTCGCCACGTCCGACCCGGCGAAGGCATCCTTCTGCGGGGCGTCGGAATTCTTCGGCCGCGAGGACGGCTGGCCGGGCGTGCAGAAGGCCTACGACTTCACCCTCCCCTCGAACAGGACTGCCGAGCTGGCCGTCGGAGCCATCTACAACTCGATCGCCCAGGGAAAGCCGTGCGCCTTCGGAGAGGTGTTCGTCACCGACGGCCGTATCGCCGCACTGAACCTGAAGGTGCTCGAGGACGACAAGAAGTTCTTCGCCGTGTACAACCCCGCGCTGACCATCGGCAAGCACGTCGCTGACAAACAGCCGGCACTGGCCGCCGTCATGGCGCCGGTGACCAAGGCACTCGACAACCAGACGTTGCGCGTGCTGAACGCGAAGGTGGACGTCGAAGGGGAGACTCCCGAGCGGGTCGCGGAGGAATGGATGCGCGAAAAGGGCTTCATCAAATGA
- a CDS encoding response regulator, with protein sequence MTRVVVVDDQTLVRQGIRALLEVADIEVVGEADDGRAALDVITATRPDVVLLDLRMPRHDGIWTLQRLRELGVEIPVLVLTTFNDDTLVLAALRAGARGYLLKDVTLEQLTAAVRTLADGGTLIAPSITDRLLRAIRSGPPPTGTDAQPVRDLTERELEVLRLMAEGYSNREIATALFLAEGTVKNHVSAILLKLNARDRTNAVLRALHEGILH encoded by the coding sequence GTGACCCGCGTCGTGGTCGTCGACGACCAGACCCTCGTACGCCAGGGCATCCGCGCCCTGCTGGAGGTCGCCGACATCGAAGTGGTCGGCGAGGCCGACGACGGACGCGCCGCCCTCGACGTCATCACCGCGACCCGCCCCGACGTGGTGCTGCTGGACCTGCGCATGCCCCGCCACGACGGCATCTGGACGCTCCAGCGCCTCCGCGAACTCGGCGTCGAAATCCCGGTCCTCGTCCTCACGACCTTCAACGACGACACCCTCGTCCTGGCGGCGCTGCGCGCAGGCGCCCGCGGCTACCTGCTGAAGGACGTCACCCTCGAACAGCTCACCGCCGCGGTCCGCACCCTCGCCGACGGCGGCACCCTCATCGCCCCCTCCATAACCGACCGCCTGCTACGCGCCATCCGCTCCGGCCCGCCTCCGACCGGAACCGACGCCCAGCCGGTACGCGACCTCACCGAGCGCGAACTGGAAGTGCTGCGCCTCATGGCCGAGGGCTACAGCAACCGCGAGATCGCCACGGCACTGTTCCTGGCCGAGGGCACCGTGAAGAACCACGTGTCCGCGATCCTCCTCAAACTCAACGCCCGCGACCGCACCAACGCCGTCCTCCGCGCCCTCCACGAAGGCATCCTGCACTGA
- a CDS encoding ABC transporter ATP-binding protein, with the protein MDDTGGTAVVAENLRKRYGDTIAVDDVSLRVEAGECVGILGVNGAGKTTMVEMIAGLRVPDDGRVRVLGLDPRRDRARLRQVMGVQLQQAYLHHALTVEELVRLFRGFYPNPRPADEALELVGLTGQRRTRFDRLSGGQQQRLSIALALVGRPRVAILDELTTGLDPRARRRMWEAIRRLRDEKVTVLLVTHAMEEVERLCDRVALLDGGRLVLVDTPAGMVARAGADNLDDAFVALTGKAAEGAE; encoded by the coding sequence ATGGACGACACGGGCGGTACGGCGGTGGTCGCCGAGAACCTCCGCAAACGCTACGGCGACACGATCGCGGTCGACGACGTGAGCCTGCGCGTCGAGGCGGGGGAGTGCGTCGGGATCCTCGGCGTCAACGGGGCGGGTAAGACCACCATGGTGGAGATGATCGCAGGGCTGCGCGTGCCCGACGACGGACGTGTCCGCGTGCTCGGCCTCGATCCCCGGCGGGACCGCGCGAGGCTCCGTCAGGTGATGGGCGTCCAGCTCCAGCAGGCCTATCTGCATCACGCGCTGACGGTCGAGGAGCTCGTCCGCCTCTTCCGAGGCTTCTATCCGAACCCGAGACCCGCGGACGAGGCGCTGGAACTCGTCGGGCTGACCGGGCAACGCCGGACCCGCTTCGACCGGCTCTCCGGAGGCCAGCAGCAACGACTGTCCATCGCACTGGCCCTCGTCGGGCGTCCCCGGGTCGCGATCCTCGACGAGCTCACGACGGGACTCGACCCGCGCGCGCGGCGGCGGATGTGGGAGGCGATCCGGCGGCTCCGCGACGAGAAGGTCACGGTCCTGCTGGTGACGCACGCGATGGAGGAGGTGGAACGGCTCTGCGACCGGGTCGCCCTCCTCGACGGCGGCCGGCTCGTCCTGGTCGACACGCCCGCCGGGATGGTGGCGCGGGCGGGAGCCGACAACCTCGACGACGCGTTCGTCGCCCTCACCGGGAAAGCGGCGGAGGGGGCGGAATGA
- a CDS encoding sensor histidine kinase yields MRRLGLQEWSGLAMLVVSVVVGGPVLVGAIETTIPRPWWIALFAVLLGAVFLAIDADRPRWVRHAGLAAAVGSAWAVVASAAQPGLLPILLVVVAAVSVYVVPPWAGFVVVALNTAVLAAVTGRTGDGALPAFLGVGFYALIQVATLLSSLAALREQRMRRSLAEAHVELRAASALLSESARTAERLRISRDLHDLIGHQLTVLTLELEAARHLDGERAREHVERANRVARELLGDVRETVGRLRTESSDLAGILRGIVRDLPGLEVSIEVAPDVRPGEEQTAALVRAVQEIVTNTIRHADARELWIDIATEGDVVRLTATDDGRGATAPVLGNGLRGLVERFEALDGEVSIDGRDGFRVTARVPAT; encoded by the coding sequence ATGCGTCGACTCGGGCTCCAGGAGTGGTCGGGGCTGGCGATGCTCGTCGTGTCGGTCGTGGTCGGCGGCCCGGTCCTGGTCGGCGCGATCGAGACGACCATCCCCCGCCCCTGGTGGATCGCCCTGTTCGCGGTGCTCCTCGGCGCCGTCTTCCTCGCGATCGACGCGGACCGTCCGAGATGGGTACGGCACGCCGGGCTCGCCGCCGCGGTCGGCTCCGCGTGGGCGGTGGTGGCGTCGGCGGCGCAACCGGGCCTGCTGCCGATCCTGCTGGTGGTCGTCGCCGCGGTGAGCGTGTACGTCGTGCCCCCATGGGCCGGATTCGTCGTCGTGGCGCTCAACACCGCCGTGCTCGCCGCGGTCACCGGCCGGACGGGCGACGGCGCCCTGCCGGCGTTCCTCGGCGTCGGCTTCTACGCGCTGATCCAGGTGGCGACGCTGCTGAGCTCGCTGGCCGCCCTGCGGGAGCAGCGGATGCGGCGGAGCCTGGCCGAGGCCCACGTCGAGCTGCGGGCGGCGAGCGCGCTGCTGTCGGAGTCGGCACGCACCGCCGAACGGCTCCGGATCTCCCGCGATCTGCACGACCTCATCGGCCACCAGCTCACCGTCCTCACCTTGGAGCTGGAGGCGGCGCGCCACCTCGACGGGGAGCGGGCGCGCGAGCACGTCGAGCGGGCCAACCGGGTGGCCCGCGAGTTGCTGGGCGACGTCCGCGAGACCGTCGGACGGCTGCGCACCGAGTCCTCCGATCTCGCCGGGATCCTGCGGGGCATCGTGCGCGACCTGCCGGGCCTGGAGGTGTCGATCGAGGTCGCCCCCGACGTACGCCCCGGCGAGGAGCAGACCGCCGCGCTCGTGCGGGCCGTACAGGAGATCGTGACCAACACGATCCGGCACGCCGACGCGCGCGAACTGTGGATCGACATCGCCACCGAGGGCGACGTCGTACGTCTCACCGCCACCGACGACGGCCGCGGCGCGACCGCGCCGGTGCTCGGCAACGGGCTGCGCGGCCTCGTCGAGCGGTTCGAGGCCCTCGACGGCGAGGTGAGCATCGACGGCCGGGACGGTTTCCGGGTCACCGCCCGGGTGCCGGCCACGTGA
- a CDS encoding DUF6282 family protein: MFDLHVHAAPDVWPRLADDAELVAAYAAAGYSGCVLKGHYDATAGRAHLAGRNTTLRVYGSVVLNAQAGGFNPAAVAAALQSGARVVWMPTADAHTQHEAGLPRLCGVRGEISSRVYAAPPVDPSTAEAIGVIVRLIADFDAVLATGHLSTPEVEWLLPVAEAAGVRRMMMTHPSYTVPAMSATDAARLARRYGALAEVTAYQLLHQPRMDAARLAAFVREVGYEHVVLSSDAGQPDSPPPPEALEMLIDTLAAEGLDRSALIACASELPERLVTP, encoded by the coding sequence ATGTTCGATCTTCACGTGCACGCGGCGCCAGACGTATGGCCGCGCCTCGCCGACGACGCCGAACTCGTCGCGGCCTACGCCGCCGCGGGCTACTCGGGTTGCGTGCTGAAGGGGCACTATGACGCGACCGCCGGCCGGGCCCATCTGGCCGGCAGGAACACGACGCTGCGGGTCTACGGCAGTGTGGTGCTCAACGCCCAGGCGGGCGGGTTCAATCCGGCGGCCGTGGCCGCGGCCCTCCAGTCGGGCGCCCGCGTGGTGTGGATGCCGACGGCCGATGCCCACACCCAGCACGAGGCGGGCCTGCCCCGCCTGTGCGGGGTACGCGGTGAGATCTCCAGCCGGGTCTACGCCGCCCCTCCGGTCGACCCGTCCACGGCCGAGGCGATAGGCGTGATCGTACGGCTGATCGCCGACTTCGACGCGGTGCTCGCCACGGGCCACTTGAGCACGCCCGAGGTGGAGTGGCTGCTGCCGGTGGCCGAGGCGGCGGGCGTGCGCCGGATGATGATGACTCATCCGAGCTACACGGTGCCCGCCATGTCGGCCACCGACGCCGCCCGCCTGGCCCGCCGGTACGGCGCACTCGCCGAGGTGACCGCGTACCAGCTGCTCCACCAGCCTCGGATGGACGCCGCCCGCCTGGCCGCGTTCGTGCGCGAGGTCGGCTACGAGCACGTCGTGCTGTCCTCCGATGCGGGCCAGCCCGACTCTCCCCCGCCACCCGAGGCCCTGGAAATGCTCATCGACACACTCGCAGCGGAGGGGTTGGATCGTTCCGCCCTGATCGCTTGCGCCTCCGAGCTACCCGAACGACTCGTAACCCCCTGA
- a CDS encoding carbon-nitrogen hydrolase family protein — MNEDVAVLRVALLQTAPRLGEVSANLKDLHERLNQVSGADIAVTPELALHGYHLGSLTDVEPVGADDPRIADLSRYGPAVIVGFAEAQRHHRYNSAAIVDGRQVRMVQRKLYLPNYRDWEERKHFRPGDRLRCIDIRGVRLAVLICNDLWQPPLLWLAAHDDAEVLIVIANSVHSQPAADVRRVWDLLIAHAAVTAQCHVVFVNRSGTENDRRFWGGSCVVGPDGQTLVRLGEDPDTVEVKLDLAMVRDLRRRWPLLQEPRFELIARETARLAAQQ, encoded by the coding sequence ATGAACGAGGACGTGGCCGTCCTCCGCGTGGCGCTGCTGCAGACAGCGCCACGCCTGGGTGAGGTCAGCGCGAACCTGAAGGACCTGCACGAGCGGCTCAACCAGGTCTCCGGAGCCGACATAGCCGTCACACCCGAGCTGGCGTTGCACGGCTACCACCTCGGTTCGCTCACCGACGTCGAGCCGGTCGGCGCGGACGACCCACGCATCGCCGACCTCAGCCGGTACGGCCCAGCCGTGATCGTGGGTTTCGCCGAGGCGCAACGTCATCACCGCTACAACAGCGCCGCGATCGTCGACGGGAGGCAGGTGCGGATGGTGCAGCGCAAGCTGTACCTGCCGAACTACCGAGACTGGGAGGAACGCAAGCACTTCCGCCCCGGCGACCGGTTGCGCTGCATCGACATACGCGGCGTCCGCCTCGCCGTACTGATCTGCAACGACCTGTGGCAGCCGCCACTGCTGTGGCTGGCGGCGCACGACGACGCAGAAGTCCTCATCGTCATCGCCAACAGCGTGCACAGTCAGCCCGCGGCCGATGTGCGGCGAGTGTGGGATCTACTGATCGCCCATGCCGCCGTGACGGCGCAATGTCATGTGGTGTTCGTCAACCGTAGCGGCACCGAAAACGACCGGCGGTTCTGGGGCGGCTCCTGCGTGGTAGGACCTGACGGCCAGACGCTCGTACGGCTCGGCGAGGACCCGGACACCGTCGAGGTGAAGCTGGATCTCGCGATGGTGCGCGACCTGCGGCGGCGCTGGCCGCTCCTTCAGGAACCCCGCTTCGAGCTCATCGCGCGCGAAACCGCCAGGCTCGCCGCCCAGCAGTGA